Within the Saccharomonospora amisosensis genome, the region CCCGCCACTGGCTCCGTCGGTGCGGGGCGGGCGACTCGGTGAGGTCGCGACCGGTGTCGGCAGCAGGCCCTGAGACGAAAGGCATCGGTATTCGGGACCTTTTCGCCCAGCCCCGGTCAGATCCGTCGCCCCGGTGGCTGTGGTGAGGTGAGGTCCGAACCACCTTGGCTCCAGCCCGCGTCCGTCCCCCGTAGAGTCACCACGCGGCTGATGTCGGTCGGGCTGACGATGCCGACGAGCCGGTCGTCCTCGAAAACCAGCGCCCTGCCGTCGGTGCAACCTTCCATGCGGCGCAGGAGGTCGATCAGCGGCTCCTCAGGTGTCGCCGTGGGGATCTGGTCGGGAGGGCACGCCGCCTGCCGCAAAGGTGTCGCGTCCCGCTGCTGGGCAGGCACTGAGCGCAGCCGGTTCAGAGTAACCAGCCCCTCCACCCCACCACGGGCATCCAGCAGCGGAAAGGCCGAGTGCTTGCGCGACAACGCCACCTCGTCAAGGAATCGCCGCACCGACATGTCGCCGTCGGTGGTGTCCGGGTCACGGGTCATCACGTCGGCGACGGCTACGTCCGCGAGCATCGCGCCCAGTCGGGCCTGCCGCTCCTCAGCGCTGGCCATGCTGGTGATGAAAAGCCCGATCAGGATCCACCACAGGCCGTCGCCGACGCCCGCGAACAGCAGCCGCCAGGTGCCGAGCAGGATCAGGGCGAAGCCGAAGACTCGGCCTGCCCTCGCGCTCCACACAGCGGCGCGCGTACGATCACCGCGCCATGCCCACAGCGCGGCCCGCAGGACGCGTCCTCCGTCCAGCGGCGCGGCGGGCACGAGGTTGAACGCGGCCAGCACCACGTTGATGAGTGCGAGATAGCCCGCCGTCGCCACGAGCAAGGTGGTGGCGTCGACAGCCACCAACAGCCAGGCGATGAGTCCGAACAGCGCGGCTGTCAGCAGGCTCGCCAGCGGTCCCGCCCCCGCGATACGCAATTCGGCGCCTGGCGTGCGAGCCTCGCTGCGTAGTTTCGCGACACCCCCGAGCAACCACAGCGTGATGTCCTCCACCTCGATCCCGTTGCGCCGCGCGACGACGGCGTGCGACAGCTCGTGTGCCAGCAGTGAGACCAGGAAAAGCACCGCCGCCACAACCGCGGCCAGCAGGTAGACCCACGTCGAGTAGCCGGGCACGAGAAGCGGCCACCGTGCGAAACCGAGGGCGAACACCAGCACCAGGAGGATGCCGAGCACGCTCCAGTGCACTCCGACCCGGACACCCGCGACCGTACCGAGCTTGATCGTCGGGTTCATAGGTTGCTCACCTCTGCTTTCGCGCGGTTAACCTTTCGCGCGGCGGGTTACCCGAAAGCAGGACACGCCAGACGTGTGGAGGCAGTAATGGTGACTGAAAGTGGTGACCTGCAACGCATGACGATGGCCGAGCTGGCGAGGGAAGCACACCGGGTAGGCATCGCGAACGTGCAGCACATGAGCACGCAGGAGCTGATCGAGGCGATCGAGCAGCAGCGCGAAACCAACGCACTGCAACCGCTGGAGCCACCCCCGCGGGAAAACTGGTCCGAGGACACCAGCATGCCGCGGGGCTGGGAGAACTTCCCCGGTTGAGTTGTCGTCGGCGTTACCGCCGCTACTGCTGTTGCTGCTTGGCCAGATCCACGCTCGCCGTCTGCGCGACCTGCAGCTCGCGGCCGAGTGCGGAGCTCATTCGGTGTGCCCGCGAAAGCGCCGAGGTCACCTCGAAGATCGATTCGGTCAGTTCGTCGTACCCGGCCGCTGCCGGGCTTTCCCCGCCGAGCGTGCCCGTCCACAGCCGTTCCTCGAGCCAGATCCCCAGCTCCGGCAGGCACCTGGTGATGCTCTCGACAACGAGCTTCAACGAGCCGAGCACCTCGTGCATCTCGCCTGCGCTTGCCAGGCTGTCGGCGTCCACAGTGCTCGATGTGCGCAGGTAGAGGGCCCGGGCGGCCTCCTCGGCTCGGGCGGCCA harbors:
- a CDS encoding site-2 protease family protein, with amino-acid sequence MNPTIKLGTVAGVRVGVHWSVLGILLVLVFALGFARWPLLVPGYSTWVYLLAAVVAAVLFLVSLLAHELSHAVVARRNGIEVEDITLWLLGGVAKLRSEARTPGAELRIAGAGPLASLLTAALFGLIAWLLVAVDATTLLVATAGYLALINVVLAAFNLVPAAPLDGGRVLRAALWAWRGDRTRAAVWSARAGRVFGFALILLGTWRLLFAGVGDGLWWILIGLFITSMASAEERQARLGAMLADVAVADVMTRDPDTTDGDMSVRRFLDEVALSRKHSAFPLLDARGGVEGLVTLNRLRSVPAQQRDATPLRQAACPPDQIPTATPEEPLIDLLRRMEGCTDGRALVFEDDRLVGIVSPTDISRVVTLRGTDAGWSQGGSDLTSPQPPGRRI
- a CDS encoding Rho termination factor N-terminal domain-containing protein, with protein sequence MVTESGDLQRMTMAELAREAHRVGIANVQHMSTQELIEAIEQQRETNALQPLEPPPRENWSEDTSMPRGWENFPG